TTGACGGCCTGGCGGTTCTGGTACATCCTGATAACGACTGGGTAGATTATTTCACCGTGGAGGAGCTCCACACCATATGGGAGCCCGAAGCGCAGGGCTCAATTACACGATGGAACCAGGTACGGTCCGGCTGGCCGGACGAGGAGATGCATCTCTACGGACCGGGGGTCGCCTCCGGCACCTACGACTACTTCACCGAGGTTGTGGTAGGCGAGGCCGGCTCCAGCCGCGGCGATTTCACCGCCAGCGAGGACGACAATGTGCTCGTACAGGGAGTATCCACCGACCCCTACGCCCTGGGATTCTTCGGGCTGGCCTATTACGAAGAGAACAGCGAGCGGCTGCGCCTGGTGCCGGTGAAAGACGGCGAAGGCGCCCCTGTGGAGCCCAGCATGCAGACGGTTTCCAACGGCACCTACACCCCCCTCTCACGTCCCCTGTTCATCTACGTCTCGGAGAACGCCGTCCAAAAAGCAGCGGTGCGCGACTTCGTGCGCTTCTACCTGGAGCATGCGGGCGAACTCTCCCGGCAGGTAGGCTACGTGCCCATGCCCGACTCGGCCTACCGGGCGGAGCTGGACCGCTTCAACAGTTTTGCTGACTCCGTCAATGCAGAATGAGGTGGAAAGAGAAACTTATTGAGAAGGTCCTGGCAGCCTGCGCGCTGCTGACCATTCTTACCACGGTGGGAATCGTGCTCGTGCTGCTGGTGGAGGCGGTGAGCTTCTTCAGCGAAGTATCCATGGTGGATTTCTTCACCGACACGCAGTGGACGCCGCTGTTCACCCAGAAAAACTACGGCATCCTCCCCCTGCTTTCGGGCACCTTCCTGACGGCCTCCATCGCCATCGCGGTGGCCCTGCCGGTGGGACTCACCGTGGCCGTCTACCTGAATGAGTACGCCACCCGGCGCATGCGCACCCTGCTCAAGCCCATGTTGGAAATTCTGGCGGTGGTGCCCACGGTGGTTTACGGATTTTTCGCACTGATGATCGTCACGCCCTTTCTTAAAAACTTTTTCCCGGGGCTCTCCGGTTTCAACGCCCTCTCCCCCGGCATCGTGATGGGTATCATGATCATTCCCTTCATCTCATCGCTGAGCGAGGACGCCCTCAGCTCGGTGCCCAGATCCCTCAGGAACGCGTCCTTCGGCATGGGATCCACCCGCTTCCAGACCGCCTTTCGCGTGATGGTGCCGGCGGCCTCCTCCGGCATCATCGTATCGGCCATACTGGCCGTCTCGCGCGCCATCGGGGAGACCATGATCGTAGCCATCGCGGCCGGCCAGCAGCCCAGGCTGGGACTCGATCCGACGGTCCCCATCCAGACCATCACCGCCTACATCGTGCAGGTGAGCATGGGCGATGTGCCCTACGGCACCCTCGCCTACAAGACCATCTTTGCCGCCGGCATCACGCTTTTCGTCTTTACCTTCCTGCTGAACAACCTCAGCTACTGGGTCAAATCCAAATACCAGGAAGAATATGAATAGCACGCAGCGCAGCCGTTTGAAGGACAAGATATTCCAGGGCGTGGGTATCACCGCCACGGTGGGCTGTGTGGCCGTGCTGGTCATTTTCCTGGCTTTCATCCTATACCAGGGTGTGGACCGATTGAGCTGGGAATTCATCACGAGCCTGCCCTCCCGCTTTGCCGGCCAGTCGGGCATCTACACCGCCTGGATCGGGACGGTGTGGGTGCTGGTGCTCACCACCCTGGTCTCCTTCCCGCTGGGGGTGGGCGCGGGCATCTACCTGGAGGAGTACGGCAAGAAGAGCCGTCTAAATAAATTTTTGGAAATCAACATCGCCAACCTGGCCGGAGTGCCCTCGGTGATCTACGGCCTGCTGGGCCTGGAAGTCTTTGTGCGGCTGATGCGCATGGGCAACAGCATCCTCGCCGGCTCGCTCACCCTCTCACTGCTCATTCTCCCCATCATTATCGTCTCCACCCGCGAGGCCATCCGCGCCGTGCCGAAGACCATCCGGGAGGCCTCCCAGGCCTTGGGCGCCTCCAAGTGGCAGACCATAAGGGGACAGATCCTGCCCGCCTCCTTCGGGGGCATCCTCACCGGGGTGATCCTGGCCATCTCGCGCGCTGTCGGGGAGACAGCCCCCCTCATCGTGGTGGGCGCCCTGGCCTACGTGCCCTTCGCCCCGCGCGGTCCGCTGGACGAATTCACGGTGCTGCCCATACAGATCTTCAACTGGGTCAGCCGTCCCCAGCACGAATTTGTCATCAACGCCGCCGCGGCCATCATCGTGCTGCTGGGCATCACCTTTGTGATGAACGGCATTGCCGTGTGGATGCGCTACCGCTGGCAAAAGAAACTGGACTGGTAATTGGACTTCCAATAATTTTGTAAAACCATGATTGACCTCGATACGCCCAGAAAAAACAAGCCGGGTACCGACGCCCCCTCCATCAGGGAGAAAACCTACAAGTTGCGTGCACGCAACATCGACGTCTTCTACGGTGATTTCCAGGCCATCCGCAACATCAGCATGGACATCAAGGAGCATTCGGTGACCGCCTTCATCGGTCCCTCGGGATGCGGCAAGTCCACCTTCCTGCGGCTGTTCAACCGCATGAACGATAACATTGACGGGTTCCGCATGAACGGCGACATACTGCTGGACGGGAATAACATCTACGATGAGGACGTCAGAGTGGAGGTGCTCCGGAAAACGGTGGGAATGGTCTTTCAGAAACCCAATCCCTTCCCAAAATCCATCTACGAGAACGTGGCCTTCGGGCTTCGAATTCAGCACATCAAGGATGAGCAGCTCATCGAGGAGCGCGTGGTGGAGTCGCTCAAACAGGCGACGCTCTTCGATGAGGTAAAAGACAACCTGGGCAAGCAGGCCCTCACCCTGAGCGGGGGACAGCAGCAGCGGCTGTGCATTGCACGCGCCCTGGCGGTAAAACCCTCGGTGCTGCTCATGGACGAGCCCACTTCCGCCCTGGATCCCATCTCCACCGACAAGATCGAGGATCTTATTTACGAGCTAAAAAAGCATTATACTATCTCTGTGGTTACCCACAACATGCAGCAGGCGGGAAGGATCAGCGACTATACTGCCTTTCTATATATGGGTGAGCTTGTGGAGTTCGACCGTACACGTAAGCTCTTTACCTCACCCGAAAAAGACCGTACCCAAAACTACATTACCGGGCGCTTCGGCTGATCAGCCCTGCGGCCCAAACGCCTGCAGCCGGCGTCCCACGAGACAGTCACCTGAAATAGCGATTCAGCACACAGCATACACCATACACCATGTCACACCTGGATACCGAATTACGGCTCCTGAACGAAGACATACAGGAGCTTATGCACCTGGTCGGCGGACAACTGGAGAAAGGCCGCGAGGCCATCCGGAACTTTGACAAGGACCTGGCCGTGGAGATACGCGCCGACGAGCGGAGAGTGGACGCCCTTGAGCTCAAGATCGACCGGGACTGCGAAAACATCCTCGCCCTTTTCAATCCTGTGGCCATCGATCTGCGCTTTGTCATCGCCTGCTTCAAGATCAACTCCGATCTGGAGCGGCTGGGCGACCACGCCTACAGCATCGCGGGCTATCTGACTGACATGGACGGTCCCATGGACGAGGATCACATGCGGCAGATGCGCCTGGACGAGATGTACGATATGGCCATACGCATGCTGGAACATGTGGTCGAGGCCTTCGATGCGGAAGACTCCAAGCAGGCGCGCAAGGTGCTTGTCATGGACGAGACCCTTAACGAAATCAACCGCGACGCCTCTAAGATAACCTCGCAACTGATCCGGGAGGATCCCGAACGCATTCAGCGCTACCTCTACCTCTTCTCCATAATCCGCAAACTGGAGAGGGTGGGCGACCTTGTGAAGAACATCGGCGAGGAGATCGTATTTTACCTGGAGGCCAAGGTGCTCAAGCACAAGAAAAAGAAGTACCGGAACAGTCCTTGATCACCACCAATCCATACCCAACCAAAACACCTCTCCCATGAGATCTTCGGCATTGTTCGGTCTGTTTATAACCCTCTTGCTGGCACCCCTGGCCGCCGACGCCCAGGTATCGGTAGGCGAAAGCGGCACCCTCAGCGGCCGGGCCTACATGGACTACTACTGGGTGGCCGCCAACCACAACGAGAGCTTGGAAGGGCGTAACGGCTTCTGGTTCCGGCGCATCTATCTCACCTACGACCGCGACATGGCGGGCAACTTCAGCAGCCGCCTTCGTCTGGAGATGGACAATCCCGGCAACTTCATCTCCAACGCCAAACTGGAGCCCGTAGTCAAGGACGCCTGGCTGCGGTGGAGTTCCAAGGGCCATCAGCTCACGGCAGGCATCTCCTCCCCGCCCACCCTTGCGCTGGTGGAGGACGTCTGGGGCTACCGTGCGGTGGAAAAAACCGCGGTGGACCTTCACGGCATGGGCGCCTCCCGCGATTTCGGACTCTCGGCCAAAGGCACTCTCGGAGAGGAAGGCCGATTCAGCTACCACGCCATGGTGGGCAACGGGGTGAGCAACCGCACGGAGGTGGACCGCGGAAAGAAGGCGATGCTCTCCCTGAGTTACGAGCTGACCCCTGAACTGGTGGTTGAGGTCTACGGCGACTACAACGACTTTGCCGGGGACCGATACTGGACCACCCTGCAGGCTTTTGCCGGTTACCAGGGCGAGTCCTTTCAGGCGGGTGCTCACTTCACCCGGCAGTACCGGCGGGGCGCCACGTCCGGCGAGAACCTGGAGATAAAGCTTGTTTCGGTTTTCGCGCGCGGTGATTTCTCCGACCGAGTCACCGGTCTGGTGCGGGTGGACCGTTTGTTTAACCCCAATCCGGCGGGGGAAAACACCTCCTATCTGCCCTACAGCAATATGGCCAGCCCCACCGTACTCATTGGCGGCCTGGATGTCCGGCTGG
This genomic stretch from Balneolaceae bacterium harbors:
- the phoU gene encoding phosphate signaling complex protein PhoU; protein product: MSHLDTELRLLNEDIQELMHLVGGQLEKGREAIRNFDKDLAVEIRADERRVDALELKIDRDCENILALFNPVAIDLRFVIACFKINSDLERLGDHAYSIAGYLTDMDGPMDEDHMRQMRLDEMYDMAIRMLEHVVEAFDAEDSKQARKVLVMDETLNEINRDASKITSQLIREDPERIQRYLYLFSIIRKLERVGDLVKNIGEEIVFYLEAKVLKHKKKKYRNSP
- the pstC gene encoding phosphate ABC transporter permease subunit PstC gives rise to the protein MRWKEKLIEKVLAACALLTILTTVGIVLVLLVEAVSFFSEVSMVDFFTDTQWTPLFTQKNYGILPLLSGTFLTASIAIAVALPVGLTVAVYLNEYATRRMRTLLKPMLEILAVVPTVVYGFFALMIVTPFLKNFFPGLSGFNALSPGIVMGIMIIPFISSLSEDALSSVPRSLRNASFGMGSTRFQTAFRVMVPAASSGIIVSAILAVSRAIGETMIVAIAAGQQPRLGLDPTVPIQTITAYIVQVSMGDVPYGTLAYKTIFAAGITLFVFTFLLNNLSYWVKSKYQEEYE
- the pstB gene encoding phosphate ABC transporter ATP-binding protein PstB, producing MIDLDTPRKNKPGTDAPSIREKTYKLRARNIDVFYGDFQAIRNISMDIKEHSVTAFIGPSGCGKSTFLRLFNRMNDNIDGFRMNGDILLDGNNIYDEDVRVEVLRKTVGMVFQKPNPFPKSIYENVAFGLRIQHIKDEQLIEERVVESLKQATLFDEVKDNLGKQALTLSGGQQQRLCIARALAVKPSVLLMDEPTSALDPISTDKIEDLIYELKKHYTISVVTHNMQQAGRISDYTAFLYMGELVEFDRTRKLFTSPEKDRTQNYITGRFG
- the pstA gene encoding phosphate ABC transporter permease PstA; this translates as MNSTQRSRLKDKIFQGVGITATVGCVAVLVIFLAFILYQGVDRLSWEFITSLPSRFAGQSGIYTAWIGTVWVLVLTTLVSFPLGVGAGIYLEEYGKKSRLNKFLEINIANLAGVPSVIYGLLGLEVFVRLMRMGNSILAGSLTLSLLILPIIIVSTREAIRAVPKTIREASQALGASKWQTIRGQILPASFGGILTGVILAISRAVGETAPLIVVGALAYVPFAPRGPLDEFTVLPIQIFNWVSRPQHEFVINAAAAIIVLLGITFVMNGIAVWMRYRWQKKLDW
- a CDS encoding PstS family phosphate ABC transporter substrate-binding protein, whose product is MNKQFLLLATVSSLLLTACGSGGTSNEIQIDGSSTVYPITEAVAEEYRSASPETRVTIGVSGTGGGFQKFLRGETDINNASRDIQPSEVATAEENGIDYLRLSVAFDGLAVLVHPDNDWVDYFTVEELHTIWEPEAQGSITRWNQVRSGWPDEEMHLYGPGVASGTYDYFTEVVVGEAGSSRGDFTASEDDNVLVQGVSTDPYALGFFGLAYYEENSERLRLVPVKDGEGAPVEPSMQTVSNGTYTPLSRPLFIYVSENAVQKAAVRDFVRFYLEHAGELSRQVGYVPMPDSAYRAELDRFNSFADSVNAE